A genomic window from Leptolyngbya sp. BL0902 includes:
- a CDS encoding ABA4-like family protein: MAIDDSLLELIFSGANLFVLPFWTLMVLVPNAKLTRTIMASLWPIAALASLYLFLFVASFGNVEGIEAFSDPNLKLADLANLFATPFITATGWVHFLAFDLFVGRWIYLQGQETGVFTRHSLALALFAGPMGLLSHLVTTAIWQRLAKPAAENPTSPVA; the protein is encoded by the coding sequence ATGGCCATCGACGATTCCCTGCTAGAGCTAATTTTTAGCGGTGCCAACCTGTTTGTGCTGCCCTTCTGGACGCTGATGGTGCTGGTGCCCAACGCCAAGCTCACCCGCACGATTATGGCCTCCCTATGGCCCATCGCCGCCCTGGCCAGCCTATACCTGTTCCTGTTTGTGGCCAGCTTCGGTAATGTGGAGGGCATCGAAGCCTTTTCTGACCCCAACCTGAAACTGGCGGACTTAGCCAACCTCTTCGCCACTCCCTTCATCACCGCCACGGGCTGGGTACATTTCCTTGCTTTCGACCTGTTTGTGGGCCGTTGGATCTACCTGCAAGGCCAGGAAACCGGAGTGTTCACCCGCCATTCCCTGGCGCTGGCCCTATTTGCGGGGCCGATGGGGTTGTTATCTCACCTGGTTACGACCGCCATCTGGCAGCGCCTAGCCAAGCCCGCCGCTGAAAATCCAACGTCTCCGGTGGCCTAG
- a CDS encoding aminotransferase class I/II-fold pyridoxal phosphate-dependent enzyme — translation MMLDQTQTPFLSALQICAQRPQAAFYTPGHKRGQGAPARLRDLLGEAALRADLPELTELDNLFAPEGAILQAQALAAAAFGAEQTYFLANGSTCGLEAAILAVCNPGDKILVPRNAHRSVVAGLVLAGARPVFVEPEYAPDLGLALGLPAGTVAEALAHHPDARAVLVVSPTYHGMTSDLEAIAAIAHRHSIPLLVDEAHGPHFAFHPDLPAPALHQGADLVVQSTHKVLSALSQASMLHVQGNRIDRDRLQAALQLTQSTSPNSLLLASLDAARYQMATEGKALLSNTLALAQTLREQLAMLPGLRVIAPQDVAAYASVRDLDLTRTTVDVAALGITGLEADEILNDTLGVTVELPELRHLTLVVSLGNTTADGDHCIEGFRQLVARCGSASLASPTIAASSPDILPSSGPTFPSPPFTLPPLSPREAFFAPTVTLPAAEALGHLSAETLSAYPPGIPTVMAGEEITAAALAHLATVAQQGGYVTGASDPTLHTLKVIRTPTPQG, via the coding sequence ATGATGCTTGACCAAACCCAGACTCCCTTTTTGAGTGCGTTACAGATCTGTGCCCAGCGGCCCCAGGCGGCGTTCTATACCCCTGGACACAAGCGGGGGCAAGGCGCACCAGCCCGATTACGTGACCTGTTAGGGGAAGCCGCTCTACGGGCCGATTTGCCAGAACTGACGGAGCTAGATAACCTGTTCGCACCAGAAGGCGCGATCTTACAGGCCCAAGCCCTGGCGGCAGCGGCTTTTGGGGCAGAGCAAACCTACTTTCTGGCCAATGGATCCACCTGTGGCCTGGAGGCGGCAATTTTGGCGGTCTGCAATCCGGGGGACAAGATTTTGGTGCCGCGCAATGCCCACCGATCTGTCGTGGCGGGGCTGGTGCTGGCGGGGGCACGGCCTGTGTTTGTGGAGCCAGAGTATGCCCCAGATTTAGGTCTGGCCCTGGGCCTCCCAGCAGGAACCGTTGCCGAGGCCCTAGCCCATCACCCAGACGCTAGGGCGGTGCTGGTGGTGTCGCCCACCTACCACGGCATGACCTCTGACCTAGAGGCCATCGCCGCCATCGCCCACCGCCACAGCATTCCCCTACTGGTAGACGAAGCCCACGGCCCCCATTTCGCCTTCCATCCCGATCTGCCTGCCCCCGCCCTGCATCAGGGGGCCGATCTGGTGGTGCAGTCTACCCACAAGGTGCTGTCCGCCCTCAGCCAAGCTTCCATGCTCCATGTTCAGGGCAACCGCATTGATCGGGATCGGCTACAGGCGGCGCTACAACTCACCCAGTCCACCAGCCCCAATTCGCTGCTGCTGGCGTCCTTGGATGCCGCCCGCTACCAGATGGCCACCGAGGGCAAGGCGCTGCTCTCGAACACCCTAGCCCTGGCCCAAACCCTGCGGGAGCAGTTGGCAATGCTGCCGGGGCTGCGGGTGATTGCTCCCCAGGATGTGGCGGCCTATGCCAGCGTTCGGGATCTAGACTTGACCCGCACTACCGTGGATGTGGCGGCTTTGGGAATCACAGGGCTGGAGGCCGACGAAATTCTCAACGATACCCTGGGCGTCACCGTGGAACTGCCAGAACTGCGCCACCTTACCCTAGTGGTCAGCCTGGGCAACACCACTGCCGACGGGGATCACTGCATCGAAGGGTTTCGCCAACTGGTCGCCCGGTGTGGTTCTGCCTCGCTTGCTTCTCCGACCATTGCCGCCTCATCCCCCGATATCCTGCCCTCGTCCGGCCCAACCTTCCCCTCCCCGCCCTTTACCCTGCCGCCCCTATCGCCACGGGAGGCGTTTTTTGCCCCCACCGTCACCCTGCCTGCCGCCGAAGCCCTGGGCCACCTCAGTGCCGAAACCCTGTCCGCCTATCCCCCCGGTATTCCGACCGTGATGGCCGGGGAGGAAATCACCGCCGCCGCCTTGGCCCATCTCGCTACCGTGGCCCAGCAGGGAGGATACGTGACCGGAGCTAGCGACCCCACCCTCCACACCCTCAAGGTGATTCGTACTCCAACGCCCCAGGGATAA
- the ndk gene encoding nucleoside-diphosphate kinase has translation MERTFLMIKPDGVQRGLVSEIIGRFEKKGFTLVGMKFMAVPRELAEKHYGVHRERPFFAGLVDFITSSPVVAMVWEGEDVIASARKIIGATKPQEADPGTIRGDLGLTVGRNIIHGSDAPDTAEAEIALWFTAAELVSWKTSAHSWLYE, from the coding sequence GTGGAACGCACCTTTTTGATGATTAAGCCCGACGGCGTACAGCGCGGTCTGGTCAGCGAGATTATTGGTCGGTTTGAGAAAAAGGGCTTTACCCTGGTGGGGATGAAGTTCATGGCCGTGCCCCGCGAACTGGCGGAAAAGCACTACGGCGTTCACCGGGAACGGCCCTTCTTTGCCGGATTGGTGGACTTCATCACCTCTAGCCCCGTGGTGGCCATGGTGTGGGAAGGCGAAGATGTGATTGCCTCCGCCCGCAAAATCATCGGAGCCACCAAACCCCAGGAAGCCGATCCCGGCACCATCCGGGGTGATTTGGGCCTCACCGTAGGCCGGAACATCATCCACGGCTCTGACGCTCCCGACACCGCCGAGGCCGAAATTGCCCTGTGGTTCACGGCGGCGGAACTGGTGTCTTGGAAGACCAGCGCCCATTCCTGGCTCTACGAATAG
- a CDS encoding ATP-binding cassette domain-containing protein, with protein MGFIQVDGLSKRYQVAAKEAGLGGTLRHFFRRQYRTVDAVKGVSFSIEPGEVVGFLGPNGAGKTTTLKMLTGLIHPSSGQVTVGGHEPFQRKTDFLKTITLVMGQKQQLLWDLPALDSLRINAAIYGLSDAVFRERVNELSEMLDLGGKLTQPVRKLSLGERMKAEMLAALLHRPQVLFLDEPTLGLDVNAQVAVRDFLRDYNQRYQATILLTSHYMADITALCKRVLLIHQGQLIYDGDLDGLLNRFAPYREVTVELADHCNATQLAAYGELESLEGCTASFIVRREALTQTVSRLLTDLKVQDLTVSDPPVEEVIGRVFASGGH; from the coding sequence ATGGGTTTCATTCAGGTTGATGGGCTGAGCAAGCGGTATCAGGTGGCGGCGAAGGAGGCGGGTCTGGGGGGAACCCTGCGGCATTTTTTCCGTCGGCAGTATCGCACTGTGGATGCGGTTAAGGGGGTCTCGTTCTCCATCGAACCGGGGGAAGTGGTGGGCTTTTTGGGCCCAAACGGAGCCGGAAAAACCACGACCCTGAAAATGCTGACGGGGCTGATCCATCCCTCTAGCGGCCAGGTGACGGTGGGCGGTCATGAACCCTTTCAGCGCAAAACGGATTTTTTGAAGACCATTACCCTGGTGATGGGCCAAAAGCAGCAGCTCTTGTGGGATTTGCCTGCCCTCGATTCCCTCCGCATCAACGCCGCCATCTATGGGCTATCGGATGCGGTGTTTCGGGAACGGGTGAACGAGCTCAGCGAAATGCTGGATCTGGGCGGCAAACTCACCCAGCCCGTCCGCAAACTCTCCCTAGGAGAGCGGATGAAGGCGGAAATGCTGGCGGCGCTGCTCCATCGGCCCCAGGTGTTGTTTTTAGATGAGCCCACCCTGGGCCTGGATGTGAACGCCCAGGTGGCGGTGCGCGATTTTCTGCGCGACTATAACCAGCGCTACCAGGCCACCATCCTGCTCACCAGCCACTACATGGCCGACATCACCGCCCTGTGCAAGCGGGTGCTGCTGATTCACCAGGGTCAGTTAATCTACGATGGCGACCTCGACGGACTGCTCAACCGCTTTGCCCCCTACCGCGAAGTGACCGTAGAACTGGCCGACCACTGCAACGCCACCCAACTGGCCGCTTATGGAGAACTGGAATCCTTGGAGGGCTGCACCGCCAGCTTCATTGTGCGCCGCGAAGCCCTCACCCAAACCGTCAGCCGCCTGCTCACCGACCTCAAGGTGCAGGATTTGACCGTCAGCGATCCTCCGGTAGAGGAGGTGATTGGCCGAGTATTTGCCAGTGGTGGCCACTAG
- the corA gene encoding magnesium/cobalt transporter CorA, with protein sequence MTRKRKIPSKNSKRPHPSTANPRSTDRIPGRSALTLDANQFLMESPTDSELSDLDEDRDDEDDLDEIVEFNYSAPGTLPGTLNIPEDALPTELVLMAYGPNGSLSKAIERIEDCRTIVRQQPVSWMDARGLGSEGILKQISQVFYLHPLMLEDVVNVPHRPKIDFYDDQILVIMQMVRSKETGTRVTSEQVSFVLGQNFLVTFQEEPEWDSFEPVRDRIRRGTGAIRNQGADYLAYALLDTIVDSFFPVLESIGEELEALEEEVVDNPSRETIESIHRMRRALMKLRRYIWPQRSVINSLIRDSEDLVSQEVKLYLQDVYDHIVQVVDIIENYREIASSLMDVYLSAINNRMNEVMKLLTVISSIFIPLTFIAGVYGMNFNPASSPFNMPELEWFWGYALCLGIMALIAGLQIYFFWKRGWFDNFSTTRR encoded by the coding sequence ATGACTCGTAAACGCAAGATTCCCAGCAAAAACTCTAAACGGCCTCATCCGTCTACCGCCAACCCTCGGTCAACGGATCGGATACCGGGACGATCTGCCCTCACCCTAGACGCCAATCAGTTTTTGATGGAGTCTCCCACCGATTCAGAGCTCTCCGACCTCGATGAAGATCGCGACGACGAGGACGACCTGGACGAGATCGTCGAGTTTAACTACAGCGCCCCCGGCACCCTCCCCGGCACCCTAAATATTCCAGAAGACGCCCTGCCCACGGAACTGGTGCTGATGGCCTATGGCCCTAACGGCTCCCTCAGCAAAGCCATCGAGCGCATCGAAGACTGCCGCACCATTGTGAGGCAACAGCCCGTGAGCTGGATGGATGCCCGTGGGTTGGGCAGCGAAGGCATTCTGAAGCAAATCAGCCAAGTCTTTTACCTGCACCCGCTGATGTTGGAAGACGTGGTGAACGTGCCCCACCGCCCCAAAATTGACTTTTACGACGACCAAATCCTGGTGATTATGCAAATGGTGCGCTCCAAGGAAACGGGCACCCGCGTCACCAGTGAGCAGGTCAGCTTTGTGCTGGGCCAAAACTTTCTCGTCACCTTCCAAGAAGAACCCGAATGGGACTCCTTTGAGCCCGTGCGCGACCGCATCCGCCGAGGCACCGGAGCTATCCGCAACCAAGGGGCCGACTACCTCGCCTATGCCCTGCTCGATACCATCGTAGACAGCTTTTTTCCGGTTCTAGAATCTATTGGCGAAGAACTAGAAGCCCTAGAAGAAGAAGTCGTCGATAACCCCAGCCGCGAAACCATCGAAAGCATCCACCGAATGCGCCGTGCCCTGATGAAATTGCGCCGCTACATTTGGCCCCAGCGCAGTGTGATTAACAGCCTGATTCGCGATAGCGAAGACCTAGTCAGCCAGGAGGTCAAACTTTACTTACAGGATGTCTACGACCACATCGTACAGGTGGTTGATATTATCGAAAACTACCGAGAGATTGCCTCTAGCTTGATGGATGTGTATCTGTCAGCCATCAACAACCGCATGAATGAAGTAATGAAGCTTCTCACGGTGATTTCCTCTATTTTTATCCCCCTTACCTTCATTGCTGGGGTCTACGGCATGAACTTTAACCCCGCATCTTCCCCCTTCAACATGCCCGAACTGGAATGGTTTTGGGGCTATGCACTTTGCCTAGGAATAATGGCCCTTATTGCAGGATTGCAAATCTATTTCTTTTGGAAACGCGGCTGGTTTGATAACTTTTCCACCACGCGCCGCTAG
- a CDS encoding cation diffusion facilitator family transporter encodes MAQSFAHGGPDHRRTVQRVLLITLGLNLTVVVLKATVASLTGSLSLMADALHSVTDSANNVLGLATNRLANPVPDRDHPYGHHKFEAIGALGIAAFLGIACFEILTSAIERLLTGSDPVTMGPTALWVMLVVLGINIGVAFYERRVGLALNSKILIADARHTMSDIWVTIVVLAGLIGIWQGFQWLDVALAFPVALLVFKSGWTVLRENLPWLVDEMAIAPEAIHAQVMQVPGVMNCHSIASRGLLGRQVFIDMHLVVKPTTVDAAHAITETVETHLEKLYGPARITIHLEPHSYESEELTY; translated from the coding sequence ATGGCGCAGTCTTTTGCTCACGGAGGCCCCGATCACCGTCGCACCGTTCAGCGGGTGTTGTTGATTACCTTGGGTTTGAACCTAACGGTGGTCGTGCTCAAGGCCACGGTTGCCAGCCTGACGGGTTCCCTCAGCCTCATGGCGGACGCCCTCCACAGCGTAACCGACAGCGCCAACAACGTGCTGGGGTTAGCCACCAACCGCTTGGCCAACCCCGTCCCCGACCGGGATCATCCCTACGGCCACCACAAGTTTGAGGCCATTGGAGCCCTGGGCATTGCCGCCTTTTTGGGGATTGCCTGCTTTGAAATTCTCACCAGCGCCATCGAGCGTTTGTTAACCGGAAGCGATCCGGTAACGATGGGGCCAACGGCGCTGTGGGTGATGCTGGTGGTGCTAGGCATCAACATTGGGGTGGCCTTCTATGAGCGGCGGGTGGGCCTCGCCCTCAACAGCAAGATTTTGATTGCCGATGCTCGTCACACCATGAGCGATATTTGGGTGACGATTGTGGTGCTGGCGGGGCTCATCGGCATTTGGCAAGGGTTTCAATGGCTGGATGTGGCCCTGGCTTTTCCGGTGGCGCTGCTGGTGTTCAAAAGTGGCTGGACGGTGCTGCGGGAAAATCTGCCCTGGCTAGTGGATGAAATGGCCATTGCCCCGGAGGCTATCCACGCCCAGGTGATGCAGGTGCCGGGGGTGATGAACTGCCACAGCATCGCCTCACGGGGGCTGCTGGGCCGTCAGGTGTTTATTGATATGCACCTAGTGGTTAAGCCCACCACCGTAGACGCCGCCCACGCCATCACTGAAACCGTGGAAACCCACCTAGAAAAGCTCTATGGCCCTGCCCGCATCACCATTCACCTAGAGCCCCACAGCTACGAATCCGAAGAACTGACCTACTGA
- a CDS encoding cation diffusion facilitator family transporter — protein sequence MPSPPDLTQAVHPHDHGPHDHGHEDHRHRHGHSHGHHHGHHHGEGGHSHVHGAIDPEIAASEQGLWAVKWSLVGLVITAVLQAGVFWLSGSVALLADLIHNIGDALTALPLGVAFLISRRQPTQRFAYGFGRLEDLAGLAIVGVVLISAIITAYESIERFYHPEPLSHLGALAAAALVGFVGNELVALFRMRVGRRINSAALIADGQHAMADGLVSLAVLLSAIGVSLGYPWADPVIGLVITAVLLKIVWESGQTVFSRLLDGVEPEFLEAVDHALDHVPAVQGSETLKARWLGHRLYVELDVALDPELSLAASQTVVTEVETALKQQLPYLGWVRVRGVPATPNQSSPNRLDSGTLETDAPV from the coding sequence GTGCCATCCCCTCCTGATCTGACCCAAGCCGTTCATCCCCACGATCACGGGCCTCACGATCACGGGCATGAAGACCATCGCCATCGTCACGGGCATTCCCACGGACACCACCACGGGCATCATCATGGCGAAGGTGGCCATAGCCACGTCCACGGAGCCATTGACCCCGAAATTGCCGCCTCGGAGCAGGGGCTTTGGGCGGTGAAATGGTCGCTGGTGGGTCTGGTGATTACAGCCGTCCTGCAAGCGGGAGTCTTCTGGCTCTCCGGCAGCGTGGCCCTACTGGCGGATCTGATCCACAACATCGGCGATGCCCTGACGGCCCTGCCCTTGGGGGTGGCGTTTTTAATTTCCCGCCGTCAACCCACCCAGCGCTTTGCCTACGGCTTTGGGCGACTGGAGGATTTGGCGGGACTGGCTATTGTCGGCGTCGTGCTGATTAGCGCCATCATCACCGCCTACGAATCCATCGAGCGCTTTTACCATCCCGAACCCCTCAGCCATCTAGGAGCCTTGGCGGCGGCGGCCTTAGTCGGTTTTGTGGGCAACGAACTGGTGGCCCTGTTTCGGATGCGGGTGGGCCGACGGATCAACAGTGCCGCCCTGATCGCCGATGGTCAACACGCCATGGCCGACGGGCTGGTAAGTTTGGCAGTGTTGCTAAGCGCCATCGGGGTGAGCCTGGGCTATCCCTGGGCCGACCCGGTGATTGGCCTGGTGATTACCGCCGTGCTGCTGAAAATTGTCTGGGAATCGGGCCAAACTGTTTTTAGCCGTTTGCTGGATGGCGTAGAGCCGGAATTTTTGGAGGCGGTGGATCACGCCCTGGATCACGTCCCGGCGGTGCAGGGATCGGAAACCCTCAAAGCCCGTTGGTTGGGCCATCGGCTGTACGTGGAACTGGATGTGGCCCTAGACCCCGAACTCTCCCTTGCCGCTAGCCAAACCGTTGTCACTGAGGTTGAAACCGCCCTGAAGCAGCAGCTTCCTTACCTGGGCTGGGTGAGGGTGCGCGGCGTTCCGGCCACCCCCAATCAATCCTCCCCGAATCGGTTGGACAGTGGCACACTAGAAACCGACGCCCCTGTTTAG
- the nblS gene encoding two-component system sensor histidine kinase NblS, translating to MIRLLLKIQELFLRWWGDFTLQTRLMAGATLVVSLITSGLTFWAVNTIQYDARLNDTRFARDLGLLLAANVAPLVNETDRTELARFSYSFYQSTSSVRYMLYADENGDIFFGIPFSEAAVQNSLTLRRRMQLPEGYAETTDRPLVRQHLTPAGEVTDVFVPMNYNGKHLGVLALGINPNPTVVASSHLTRDVTIAVFVSIWVMVILGAVFNALTITQPIKELLLGVKNIAAGNFKQRIDLPLGGELGELIYSFNDMAERLERYEEQNIEELTAEKAKLETLVSTIADGAILLDSDMHAVLVNPTARRLFGWDNQTLDGANILEHLPSPVRVQLTRPLFQAVQGEAEAMEFRIPLTEPSHRTLRILLNTVLDQAKENVKGLAITIQDITREAALNEAKAQFISNVSHELRTPLFNIKSFIETLHEYGEDLSDTERKEFLETANHETDRLTRLVNDVLDLSRLESSRQYVIDAVDIVQPIEQTLRTHRLHARDKQIELRQEVEPNLPPVLGNYDLLLQVFTNLVGNALKFTEPGGQVTLRAHRVPCQTQDGSADETQADCIRVEVADTGIGIAPEDQQAIFDRFFRVENRVHTLEGTGLGLSIVKNIIEKHNSQVHLDSEVGVGTTFWFDLAIQPTADEPSNLAQAADAAEADPSAQTVLSAN from the coding sequence TTGATCAGGCTACTTCTTAAGATCCAAGAACTGTTCCTTCGCTGGTGGGGCGACTTCACCCTACAAACCCGGCTGATGGCGGGGGCGACGTTGGTGGTGTCGCTGATTACCAGCGGCCTCACCTTTTGGGCAGTGAACACGATTCAGTACGATGCGCGGCTGAACGACACCCGCTTTGCCCGCGACTTGGGCCTTTTGCTGGCGGCGAACGTGGCCCCCCTGGTCAACGAAACCGACCGCACGGAGTTGGCCCGGTTCTCCTACAGCTTCTACCAAAGCACCTCCAGCGTGCGGTACATGCTCTACGCCGACGAGAACGGCGACATTTTCTTTGGCATTCCCTTCTCCGAAGCGGCGGTGCAAAATTCCCTCACCCTGCGGCGGCGGATGCAGTTGCCAGAGGGCTACGCCGAAACCACCGACCGTCCCCTGGTGCGCCAGCATCTCACGCCCGCCGGGGAAGTGACCGATGTGTTTGTGCCCATGAACTACAACGGCAAGCACCTGGGCGTGTTGGCCCTGGGCATCAACCCCAACCCGACCGTCGTGGCTTCCTCTCATCTGACGCGGGATGTCACCATTGCGGTGTTTGTCTCCATTTGGGTGATGGTGATTTTAGGCGCGGTGTTCAATGCCCTCACCATTACCCAGCCCATCAAAGAACTGCTATTGGGCGTAAAAAACATCGCCGCCGGAAACTTTAAGCAGCGCATCGACCTGCCCTTGGGTGGGGAACTGGGCGAGTTGATCTACAGCTTCAACGACATGGCCGAGCGCCTAGAGCGCTACGAAGAGCAGAATATTGAAGAACTCACTGCCGAAAAGGCCAAGCTGGAAACTCTGGTTTCTACCATTGCCGATGGCGCGATTTTGCTGGATAGCGACATGCACGCGGTGCTGGTGAACCCCACCGCCCGCCGCCTATTTGGCTGGGACAACCAAACTCTGGATGGGGCGAATATTTTGGAACACCTGCCCAGCCCGGTGCGGGTGCAACTGACACGGCCCCTATTCCAGGCCGTCCAGGGCGAGGCCGAGGCGATGGAGTTTCGCATTCCCCTGACGGAACCCAGCCACCGCACCCTGCGAATTTTGCTGAATACGGTGCTGGATCAGGCCAAGGAAAACGTCAAAGGGCTGGCGATTACCATCCAAGACATCACCCGCGAAGCCGCCCTCAACGAGGCCAAGGCACAATTTATTAGCAACGTCTCCCACGAATTGCGGACGCCGCTGTTTAACATCAAGTCCTTTATCGAAACTCTGCACGAATACGGCGAAGACCTGAGCGACACCGAGCGCAAGGAATTCCTCGAAACCGCCAACCACGAAACCGACCGCCTCACCCGCCTGGTCAACGACGTGCTGGATCTGTCGCGCCTGGAATCCAGCCGTCAGTACGTCATCGACGCGGTGGACATTGTGCAGCCCATCGAGCAAACCCTCCGCACCCACCGCCTCCACGCCAGAGACAAGCAAATTGAGCTGCGACAAGAGGTGGAACCCAACCTGCCCCCGGTGCTGGGCAACTACGACCTACTGCTGCAAGTGTTCACTAACCTGGTGGGCAATGCCCTGAAATTCACCGAACCCGGTGGCCAAGTTACCCTCCGCGCCCACCGTGTGCCCTGCCAAACCCAGGACGGTAGCGCCGACGAGACCCAAGCCGACTGCATCCGTGTGGAGGTGGCCGACACCGGAATCGGCATTGCCCCGGAAGATCAGCAGGCGATTTTTGACCGATTCTTCCGGGTGGAAAACCGCGTCCACACCCTGGAGGGAACCGGACTGGGGCTATCCATCGTCAAAAACATCATCGAAAAACACAACAGCCAGGTTCACCTCGACAGCGAAGTCGGCGTTGGCACCACCTTCTGGTTTGACCTCGCCATCCAACCCACGGCAGACGAGCCATCCAATCTAGCCCAGGCCGCTGATGCCGCCGAAGCCGATCCCTCAGCCCAAACCGTCCTCAGCGCCAATTAA